The Benincasa hispida cultivar B227 chromosome 9, ASM972705v1, whole genome shotgun sequence genome has a segment encoding these proteins:
- the LOC120086897 gene encoding eukaryotic translation initiation factor 5A-like: MSDEEHHFESKADAGASKTYPQQAGTIRKNGYIVIKNRPCKVVEVSTSKTGKHGHAKCHFVGIDIFTAKKLEDIVPSSHNCDVPHVNRTDYQLIDISEDGFVSLLTDSGDTKDDLRLPTDDNLLKQIKEGFAEGKDLVVSVMSAMGEEQICALKDIGPKN, from the exons ATGTCGGACGAGGAGCATCACTTTGAATCCAAGGCCGACGCCGGAGCCTCCAAGACCTACCCACAACAGGCCGGAACTATCCGGAAGAACGGCTACATCGTCATCAAGAACCGTCCATGCAAG GTGGTTGAGGTTTCAACTTCTAAGACAGGAAAGCACGGGCATGCTAAGTGTCACTTTGTTGGAATCGACATCTTCACTGCCAAGAAGCTCGAAGATATCGTTCCTTCATCCCACAATTGTGAT GTGCCCCATGTTAATCGTACTGATTATCAGCTGATTGATATCTCTGAGGATGGATTT GTGAGTCTTTTAACTGACAGTGGTGACACCAAGGATGATTTGAGGCTTCCAACTGATGATAACCTTCTCAAACAG ATTAAGGAGGGATTTGCTGAAGGAAAGGACCTTGTCGTGTCGGTGATGTCTGCCATGGGAGAGGAACAAATTTGTGCCCTGAAGGATATAGGCCCGAAGAATTAG
- the LOC120084406 gene encoding chorismate mutase 2 isoform X2 has translation MANVNCNPNSASDILTLDGIRDSLIRQEDSIVFSLIERARFPLNGKMYHHNHVSIPGFSGSLVEFIVRETEAIQAKAGRYENPEENPFFPENLPRPLVHPHKFPKVLHPSGASINMNKAIWDFYFNKFLPLLVTDGDDGNYAATAASDLACLQALSRRIHCGKYVAEVKFRDAPNEYETPIRSQERDTLMKLLTFEAVEEQVKKRVEKKAMVFGQEVTLNNTNGGGKYKIDPSLASRLYDEWVMPLTKEVEVEYLLCRLG, from the exons ATGGCGAATGTTAATTGTAATCCCAATTCGGCTTCAGATATTTTGACACTTGATGGGATTAGAGATTCTTTGATCAGGCAGGAGGATTCTATTGTTTTTAGTCTcattgagagagctaggttccCTCTCAATGGAAAGATGTACCATCATAATCATGTTTCAATTCCTGGATTTTCTGGTTCTTTGGTCGAGTTCATTGTGAGAGAAACTGAGGCCATTCAAGCTAAG GCTGGCAGATATGAGAATCCTGAAGAAAATCCGTTCTTCCCAGAAAATTTGCCTCGTCCTTTGGTGCACCCTCACAAGTTTCCAAAG GTTTTGCATCCTTCAGGTGCTTCAATTAATATGAACAAAGCCATATGGGATTTCTACTTCAACAAATTCTTACCATTGTTGGTTACTGATGGCGACGATGGAAATTATGCAGCCACTGCTGCTAGTGATCTTGCTTGCTTACAG GCGCTTTCAAGGAGGATTCATTGTGGAAAATACGTAGCTGAGGTGAAATTTAGGGATGCTCCTAATGAATACGAGACTCCGATTCGTTCTCAG GAAAGAGATACTTTGATGAAGCTATTGACATTTGAGGCAGTGGAAGAGCAGGTGAAGAAGAGAGTAGAGAAGAAGGCTATGGTGTTTGGACAAGAAGTGACCCTCAACAACACAAATGGAGGAGGAAAGTATAAAATTGATCCATCCCTTGCATCTCGCCTTTACGACGAATGGGTAATGCCACTCACAAAGGAAGTCGAAGTCGAATACCTTCTATGTCGCCTTGGATGA
- the LOC120085004 gene encoding protein POLAR-like 1, with amino-acid sequence MNPPFKSHEVSDSCNSTGHIFRVVDILREESEGGDGFSGDVGMSDAGERRLPDESVSIHCLSPRRIVARWVASFRRPKRRRTVEEVRRENESGDSDGPVTCCRCSRNGVDGGASSSSPAKIFGPGVSRKDDTSFNLGVGCSLLYLVLASKNELSKMVDLRREMEHFLQEIKEELGRKNNTFESFHLNTDVACSSTDCQDGPCSTSQLSYQQDFASQIVSDAQSTILNHSRKSHLHEHVGECQERIDELESEFEAELERLQLHLEVESSSGRIEQPRIKTAKNTNLTRSCCMSSGEVTDLGDDGTERQQGVPPTELERKLHELLEARQQEQIKELEGALECAKQEIIEKESEVSWWKETAKVISKHIPAHSRLKLASQHDQLQLLGKVRL; translated from the exons ATGAATCCACCCTTTAAATCCCACGAAGTTTCTGATTCCTGCAACTCCACCGGCCATATTTTCCGTGTGGTAGATATTCTCCGGGAAGAAAGCGAGGGCGGCGACGGATTTTCCGGGGATGTGGGTATGTCCGACGCTGGAGAGCGCCGCCTGCCGGATGAATCGGTGAGCATTCACTGTTTGTCGCCTCGGCGGATTGTTGCTCGGTGGGTGGCTTCGTTCCGGCGACCGAAGCGGAGGAGAACGGTTGAGGAGGTTAGGAGAGAGAACGAGAGCGGAGATTCTGATGGTCCGGTGACGTGTTGTAGGTGCTCGAGAAATGGAGTTGACGGTGGCGCTTCGTCGTCTTCACCGGCGAAGATTTTTGGGCCAG GAGTGAGTAGGAAAGACGATACATCATTCAACTTGGGAGTTGGATGCAGTTTGTTGTATCTTGTACTTGCGAGTAAAAATGAACTTTCGAAGATGGTAGATTTGAGGAGAGAAATGGAACATTTTCTTCAAGAGATCAAAGAGGAGCTGGGAAGAAAAAACAATACCTTTGAGTCATTCCACTTGAATACAGATGTGGCATGTTCCTCTACAGATTGCCAAGATGGTCCTTGCTCTACCAGCCAGCTTTCATATCAGCAAGATTTTGCATCTCAAATTGTGTCTGATGCACAATCAACTATACTAAATCATTCCCGGAAGTCTCATCTGCATGAACACGTTGGGGAATGTCAGGAACGGATTGACGAATTGGAATCTGAGTTCGAGGCCGAGTTAGAACGTTTGCAGCTTCACTTGGAAGTTGAAAGTTCTTCTGGACGCATAGAGCAGCCAAGAATTAAG ACTGCGAAGAACACGAACTTGACTAGAAGCTGCTGTATGAGTTCTGGTGAAGTCACTGATCTTGGAGATGATGGCACTGAGAGGCAACAAGGAGTTCCTCCTACAGAACTGGAAAGAAAGTTACATGAATTGCTAGAAGCAAGGCAGCAAGAACAGATAAAAGAACTCGAAGGCGCTTTAGAATGTGCCAAACAAGAAATTATTGAAAAAGAATCTGAAGTTTCTTGGTGGAAAGAAACTGCAAAAGTTATTTCTAAGCATATTCCAGCTCATTCACGACTTAAACTTGCTTCTCAGCATGATCAGCTTCAACTACTTGG AAAGGTCAGGCTCTAA
- the LOC120084406 gene encoding chorismate mutase 2 isoform X1 → MLFLSLFLLVLAREAMANVNCNPNSASDILTLDGIRDSLIRQEDSIVFSLIERARFPLNGKMYHHNHVSIPGFSGSLVEFIVRETEAIQAKAGRYENPEENPFFPENLPRPLVHPHKFPKVLHPSGASINMNKAIWDFYFNKFLPLLVTDGDDGNYAATAASDLACLQALSRRIHCGKYVAEVKFRDAPNEYETPIRSQERDTLMKLLTFEAVEEQVKKRVEKKAMVFGQEVTLNNTNGGGKYKIDPSLASRLYDEWVMPLTKEVEVEYLLCRLG, encoded by the exons ATGTTGTTTCTTAGCCTATTTCTTCTGGTATTGGCTAGAGAAGCCATGGCGAATGTTAATTGTAATCCCAATTCGGCTTCAGATATTTTGACACTTGATGGGATTAGAGATTCTTTGATCAGGCAGGAGGATTCTATTGTTTTTAGTCTcattgagagagctaggttccCTCTCAATGGAAAGATGTACCATCATAATCATGTTTCAATTCCTGGATTTTCTGGTTCTTTGGTCGAGTTCATTGTGAGAGAAACTGAGGCCATTCAAGCTAAG GCTGGCAGATATGAGAATCCTGAAGAAAATCCGTTCTTCCCAGAAAATTTGCCTCGTCCTTTGGTGCACCCTCACAAGTTTCCAAAG GTTTTGCATCCTTCAGGTGCTTCAATTAATATGAACAAAGCCATATGGGATTTCTACTTCAACAAATTCTTACCATTGTTGGTTACTGATGGCGACGATGGAAATTATGCAGCCACTGCTGCTAGTGATCTTGCTTGCTTACAG GCGCTTTCAAGGAGGATTCATTGTGGAAAATACGTAGCTGAGGTGAAATTTAGGGATGCTCCTAATGAATACGAGACTCCGATTCGTTCTCAG GAAAGAGATACTTTGATGAAGCTATTGACATTTGAGGCAGTGGAAGAGCAGGTGAAGAAGAGAGTAGAGAAGAAGGCTATGGTGTTTGGACAAGAAGTGACCCTCAACAACACAAATGGAGGAGGAAAGTATAAAATTGATCCATCCCTTGCATCTCGCCTTTACGACGAATGGGTAATGCCACTCACAAAGGAAGTCGAAGTCGAATACCTTCTATGTCGCCTTGGATGA